Proteins co-encoded in one Acidobacteriota bacterium genomic window:
- a CDS encoding 2-oxoglutarate oxidoreductase: MKAATQTISASECLLRMYEEHHEIEDYQKGVPRWCTGCGDNAILTAVQRLCRDEGLLPEKTVFVSGIGCSSRLPHYMNTYGFHGIHGRALPVAEGVKLARPELDVFVNTGDGDCCSIGAAHWIHAVRYNMDLTMMLHDNQIYGLTKKQASPTSPIGTKSNTTPRGSYLEALNPLTVTLGISNVSFVAQVVDWIPEVLYQVISAAYHHKGFSFIRIVQRCPEWLPKQMDPWMHDPQRVLLLHHENGLEISPSLAKVYTKMEEHDPSNMNRAREIASSDDPIPVGILYRDEDVPCYEDLRHDPRLRTTEMVKRGLEAELDKFTVWPEGAQPA, encoded by the coding sequence ATGAAAGCCGCGACTCAAACCATTAGCGCAAGCGAGTGCTTGCTCCGCATGTACGAAGAACATCATGAGATCGAGGATTACCAGAAAGGCGTTCCTCGATGGTGTACCGGCTGCGGAGACAACGCGATCCTGACCGCCGTCCAGCGACTCTGCCGTGACGAGGGTTTGCTGCCGGAAAAGACGGTGTTCGTGTCCGGCATCGGCTGCTCTAGCCGTCTGCCGCACTACATGAACACATACGGTTTTCATGGCATTCACGGCCGTGCACTTCCCGTTGCCGAAGGTGTGAAGCTCGCACGTCCGGAACTTGACGTTTTCGTAAACACCGGCGACGGTGACTGCTGCAGTATCGGTGCCGCCCATTGGATTCACGCAGTTCGGTACAACATGGACCTGACCATGATGCTCCATGACAACCAGATCTATGGCTTGACGAAAAAGCAGGCGTCGCCGACTTCGCCAATTGGAACAAAAAGCAATACGACACCTCGAGGTTCATATCTCGAAGCTCTCAATCCGCTGACAGTCACGCTCGGAATTTCAAATGTTTCATTTGTCGCCCAGGTCGTGGACTGGATACCTGAGGTGCTCTATCAGGTGATTTCCGCCGCATACCATCACAAAGGATTTTCATTTATTCGTATCGTGCAGCGTTGCCCCGAGTGGCTTCCCAAACAGATGGATCCGTGGATGCATGACCCGCAGCGTGTCCTTCTTCTGCATCACGAAAACGGCCTCGAGATCAGCCCGTCGCTTGCAAAGGTCTACACAAAGATGGAGGAACACGACCCGTCAAACATGAACCGTGCTCGTGAGATCGCATCGAGCGACGACCCGATCCCGGTCGGCATCCTTTATCGTGATGAGGACGTTCCGTGCTACGAAGACCTTAGGCACGATCCGCGGCTTCGGACGACGGAGATGGTCAAGCGCGGACTTGAAGCTGAATTAGATAAATTCACAGTGTGGCCGGAGGGAGCGCAGCCCGCTTAA
- a CDS encoding glycoside hydrolase family 95 protein, translating into MRICRFILVSFIFTASIAAQNGQPGAGSGVNRFDPSNYIWFSIPAAKWDEALPVGNGRLGAMIFGGIAEERLQLNEDTYWSGGPYSTVVKGGYKVLPEIQRLVFAERYLDAHNLFGRNLMGYPVEQQKYQSLANLHLFFDHGKDAKDYQRSLDLKTGISTTTYTANGITYKREVIASAPDQVIAVRLTADRPGSITLTANLRGVRNQAHSNYGTDYFRMDAVGQDGLAVTGKSADYLGVAGKLRYEGRLKTVADGGTVRTNGVDLRIEKADAVTLYFAAATNFVDYRDVSGDQHKRVEDYLSNVNGKRYETVKAAALSDYKAFYDRASLSLPTTETSSLPTNDRKEKAQTSPDPSLAALAYNFGRYLLISSSRPGTQPANLQGIWNDDQNPAWDSKYTTNINAQMNYWAVDSANLSELGTPFYKMIGELTDQGSQVAREHYGAGGWVFHQNTDIWRVAAPMDGPSWGTFTVGGAWLTTHLWEHYEYSQDKAFLAENYPVMEGSVQFFMDFLVKHPNGKWLVTNPSTSPENFPDGGGNKPYFDEVTGSRIPGTTICAGSSIDMQILHDLFGYYLKASEILGKSSPLVDRVREAREQLVPPQIGSDGSLQEWADDWRSLEKNHRHFSHLYGLYPGRVLWDKRTPALIDAYKKVLNERGDGGKGFSMAWKMALWARLSDGNRANKIFKNYLNEQSCSQLFALCGKSLQVDGSLGMTAAITEMLMQSQDGVINLLPALPDEWPSGEFRGVRVRGGFELDFQWANKRITQIKVISKAGGTFRLKTDSALNLRANGSQRSLSPKDGIIELPTLKGGEYLLRLL; encoded by the coding sequence ATGAGGATCTGCCGGTTTATTCTCGTTTCGTTTATATTTACCGCGTCCATCGCAGCGCAGAACGGGCAGCCAGGTGCGGGCTCAGGGGTTAATCGGTTTGATCCTTCGAACTATATATGGTTCTCGATTCCTGCGGCAAAGTGGGACGAGGCCCTGCCTGTGGGAAACGGCAGGCTAGGCGCGATGATCTTTGGCGGGATCGCCGAGGAACGCCTTCAGCTCAATGAGGACACATACTGGTCCGGCGGGCCGTACTCGACGGTGGTCAAGGGTGGCTACAAAGTACTGCCTGAGATACAGCGGTTGGTTTTTGCCGAACGCTACCTTGATGCACACAACCTATTCGGCCGAAATTTGATGGGCTATCCGGTCGAGCAGCAAAAATACCAGAGCCTCGCCAATCTGCATCTGTTCTTTGACCACGGTAAGGACGCGAAGGATTACCAGCGGTCGCTCGACCTCAAGACCGGCATATCAACGACCACGTACACCGCAAACGGCATTACCTACAAACGCGAGGTGATAGCCTCGGCGCCGGATCAGGTGATCGCGGTCAGGCTGACGGCCGACCGGCCGGGAAGTATTACGCTGACCGCAAATCTTCGCGGCGTGAGGAATCAGGCTCATTCCAATTACGGGACAGACTATTTCCGGATGGATGCGGTCGGGCAGGACGGCCTGGCGGTCACGGGCAAGTCGGCTGACTACCTCGGTGTCGCGGGAAAGCTGAGGTACGAAGGCCGACTAAAGACCGTTGCGGACGGCGGTACGGTCAGGACGAACGGCGTCGATCTGCGGATCGAAAAGGCCGACGCCGTAACGCTCTATTTCGCGGCGGCGACGAATTTTGTCGATTACCGCGACGTCAGCGGCGATCAGCACAAGCGGGTTGAGGACTATTTGAGTAATGTGAACGGAAAACGCTACGAGACCGTCAAGGCCGCGGCACTGTCGGACTACAAAGCTTTCTACGACCGTGCTTCGCTTTCACTGCCGACGACTGAAACCTCAAGCCTGCCGACGAACGATCGCAAGGAAAAAGCCCAAACCTCGCCCGATCCGAGCCTGGCGGCTCTAGCATACAATTTCGGGCGATACCTGTTGATCTCATCATCGCGGCCGGGCACGCAGCCGGCGAACCTGCAAGGCATCTGGAACGACGACCAGAATCCGGCGTGGGACTCGAAATACACGACCAACATTAACGCTCAGATGAACTACTGGGCGGTCGATTCGGCAAATCTGTCGGAGCTCGGCACGCCATTCTACAAAATGATCGGGGAGCTGACCGATCAGGGCTCGCAGGTCGCCCGCGAGCATTACGGCGCCGGCGGCTGGGTGTTTCACCAAAATACCGACATTTGGCGAGTCGCGGCACCGATGGACGGCCCGAGCTGGGGCACATTCACTGTCGGCGGGGCGTGGCTGACGACGCATTTGTGGGAGCACTACGAGTATTCGCAGGACAAGGCGTTTCTTGCCGAGAATTATCCCGTGATGGAGGGCTCGGTGCAGTTCTTTATGGACTTTCTCGTAAAGCACCCGAACGGTAAATGGCTGGTCACGAATCCGTCGACATCACCCGAGAACTTCCCAGACGGCGGCGGCAACAAGCCGTATTTTGACGAGGTCACCGGCAGCCGCATTCCCGGCACGACGATCTGTGCAGGTTCGTCGATCGATATGCAGATCCTGCATGATCTATTCGGTTACTATTTGAAGGCGTCAGAGATACTTGGCAAGAGTTCGCCGCTTGTTGACCGCGTTCGAGAGGCAAGGGAGCAGCTTGTGCCGCCGCAGATCGGGTCGGACGGCTCGCTGCAGGAGTGGGCGGACGATTGGCGTTCGCTCGAGAAAAATCATCGTCATTTTTCTCATCTCTACGGGCTTTATCCCGGCCGTGTGCTGTGGGACAAGCGGACGCCAGCACTGATCGACGCTTACAAAAAGGTGCTGAACGAACGCGGTGATGGCGGAAAGGGCTTTTCGATGGCTTGGAAGATGGCGTTGTGGGCGCGACTCAGCGACGGCAACCGTGCAAATAAGATATTCAAGAACTATCTGAACGAGCAGAGCTGTTCGCAACTGTTCGCACTGTGCGGCAAGTCGCTGCAGGTCGACGGCTCACTGGGTATGACCGCCGCGATCACGGAAATGCTCATGCAGTCGCAGGACGGCGTCATCAACCTACTGCCGGCGTTGCCCGACGAATGGCCGAGCGGCGAATTTCGAGGGGTGAGGGTCCGTGGCGGGTTTGAACTGGACTTTCAGTGGGCCAACAAACGGATCACGCAGATAAAAGTAATCTCGAAAGCAGGGGGCACTTTCCGCTTGAAAACCGATTCGGCATTAAATTTAAGGGCAAATGGTTCCCAGCGATCATTGTCGCCGAAAGACGGTATCATCGAATTGCCGACGTTAAAGGGCGGGGAATATTTGCTGCGGCTGCTATAG
- a CDS encoding S9 family peptidase: MKIRAIIIASILLSIVAAFSLPVRAQDNALTLENIYANRTFRSKGFGPVRWMRDSKGYSTVETDKDTGGQEIVRYDAQSGERSVLVAAKQLIPAGAQKPLGIDNYEWSDDNARMLIFTNTKKVWRYNTRGDYWVLDLKSGKLQQLGKGLDESTLMFAKFSPDGTRVGYVSKQNIYVEDIATGKITQITADGGGNIINGTFDWVYEEELDCRDGFRWSPDGKTIAYWQSDTKNIGTFYLIDNVSDIYSKPIPLPYPKVGTKLSAVKVGVIPAAGGATKWFDIPGDPTNNYIARMEFIPNSNELMIQQLNRLQNTNKVWIGDAGKLTLNNILTETDEAFLDVHDNIRWLDGEKYFTWTSERDGWMHLYRVSRDGKEIRPITNGDFDVVNINCIDPAGGYVYYIASPDSFIDRYLYRSRLDGTGKAERVTPPNTPGHHSYQMSADAKWAIHTYNNATTPNRISLVYVPDHKETKLMEDNRELKAKYDALGVKPKEFFKVDIGDDKLDAYMIRPANFDPAKKYPLLFYVYGEPAGTTVQNNWDGGEGLWHQYLAQKGYVVVSVDNRGTRTPRGHKWRQSIYGQIGILASEDQSKAAKKILSTYPFLDPARVGMWGWSGGGQMTLNCMFRYPDIYKTGIAVSFVSDQKLYDATYQERYMGLLDTNAKGYFDGSPINHAKNLKGNLMIIHGTGDDNVHYQSFEMLVNELIKNNKLFTMMSYPMRSHGISEGANTTLHLRRTMEKYWLANL, from the coding sequence ATGAAGATCAGAGCAATTATCATCGCAAGCATTTTGCTATCCATCGTTGCGGCATTCTCGCTGCCGGTGCGGGCACAGGACAACGCACTAACGCTCGAGAATATTTACGCGAACCGTACCTTTCGATCGAAGGGCTTCGGGCCTGTGCGGTGGATGAGGGACAGCAAGGGTTACTCGACGGTCGAGACCGACAAGGACACCGGCGGCCAGGAGATCGTGCGTTACGACGCTCAGTCGGGCGAGCGTTCGGTGCTGGTGGCGGCAAAACAGCTCATTCCCGCAGGAGCACAAAAGCCGCTCGGGATCGACAACTACGAGTGGTCTGACGACAACGCCCGTATGCTGATCTTTACGAATACGAAGAAGGTCTGGCGCTATAACACACGCGGCGATTATTGGGTGCTCGATCTCAAGAGCGGCAAGCTGCAGCAATTGGGCAAAGGTTTGGATGAAAGCACGCTGATGTTTGCTAAATTCTCGCCCGACGGCACGCGGGTCGGCTATGTTAGCAAGCAGAACATTTACGTCGAGGACATCGCGACCGGCAAGATCACGCAGATCACGGCGGACGGCGGCGGCAACATCATCAACGGCACTTTCGACTGGGTCTATGAAGAAGAACTCGATTGCCGCGACGGTTTTCGCTGGAGCCCGGACGGCAAGACGATCGCCTACTGGCAATCGGACACTAAGAACATTGGCACGTTCTACCTGATCGACAACGTATCTGATATTTATTCGAAACCGATACCGCTTCCCTATCCAAAGGTCGGCACCAAGCTCTCGGCGGTCAAGGTCGGCGTAATTCCAGCCGCAGGCGGCGCGACGAAGTGGTTCGACATACCCGGCGATCCAACAAACAACTACATCGCCCGCATGGAGTTCATCCCGAATTCGAACGAGCTGATGATCCAGCAGTTGAACCGCCTGCAGAACACCAACAAGGTCTGGATCGGCGACGCGGGCAAGCTGACGCTAAACAATATCCTGACCGAGACGGATGAGGCGTTTCTCGATGTTCACGACAATATCCGCTGGCTCGACGGCGAGAAGTATTTCACCTGGACCAGCGAACGCGACGGCTGGATGCACCTTTACCGCGTTTCGCGCGACGGCAAGGAGATCAGACCGATCACGAACGGCGATTTCGACGTGGTCAATATCAACTGCATCGATCCGGCCGGCGGTTATGTCTATTACATCGCGTCGCCGGATAGCTTTATCGACCGCTATCTGTACCGCAGCCGTCTCGACGGTACAGGCAAGGCCGAACGTGTCACGCCGCCCAATACGCCGGGACATCACTCGTATCAGATGTCGGCGGACGCGAAGTGGGCGATCCACACTTACAACAATGCGACCACGCCGAACAGGATATCGCTCGTGTACGTTCCCGATCACAAGGAAACAAAGTTGATGGAGGACAACCGTGAGCTAAAAGCAAAATACGACGCCCTCGGTGTGAAGCCCAAGGAGTTCTTTAAGGTGGATATCGGTGACGACAAGCTCGATGCTTATATGATCAGGCCGGCGAACTTCGACCCGGCCAAGAAATATCCGCTGCTTTTCTATGTTTACGGTGAGCCGGCCGGCACGACTGTCCAGAATAACTGGGACGGCGGAGAAGGGCTGTGGCATCAATATCTTGCCCAGAAAGGCTATGTCGTCGTCAGCGTCGATAACCGCGGAACGCGGACGCCTCGCGGGCATAAGTGGCGGCAGTCGATCTACGGTCAGATAGGCATACTTGCGTCTGAAGATCAGAGCAAGGCGGCGAAGAAGATCCTTAGCACCTACCCGTTCCTCGACCCTGCGAGAGTCGGTATGTGGGGCTGGAGCGGCGGCGGGCAGATGACGCTTAACTGCATGTTCCGCTATCCGGACATCTACAAAACAGGCATCGCGGTCTCATTTGTCTCCGACCAAAAGCTCTATGACGCTACATATCAAGAGCGTTACATGGGCCTGCTGGATACCAACGCGAAGGGCTATTTTGACGGCTCACCGATCAATCACGCCAAGAATCTAAAGGGCAACTTGATGATCATCCACGGAACCGGCGACGACAATGTTCACTATCAGAGCTTTGAAATGCTGGTTAACGAATTGATCAAAAATAACAAGCTGTTCACGATGATGTCGTACCCGATGAGGTCTCACGGTATCAGTGAGGGAGCGAATACGACGCTGCATCTGCGGCGAACCATGGAGAAATATTGGTTAGCTAACCTCTAA
- a CDS encoding ferredoxin: protein MQAKFQDQIAFYLTGRREGSKLQPLDGSFRPALFARVTDLSSLRYDYPLVLNDNAAPGRSLLSLSHLVDDAVESLGENADRDRIARHGYKLEAELRKELTSLGSGDFGQMWNEATARISNNGDPAIEDSAKRLWTHFDASGALVDADEELASRAIYHAWHSVQVSKAKLFRQKAERLLQRLRDILEAEVVGSAVGRAPDRLRAGVGSAFASTFDFNAFSRLLVEAKPSFELSLERRTRIEDLIEVLERQRFFPIGNNVNEAYSFAFFKCSDALDAYTERHDEAVELLKTLAIGDLETKGEYRESVHDVLFDGFGASGLDAEELAVLPDYFVCTDAGTLDAAETAQMVELLAAGLPIKVLVRTDDVLEPSKVAEGHVALGLRARQLVNTAIGLTDVFVFQSGASQLFRMRESLLRGLSYDGPALFSIFSGATRHNSDVPPYLVAAAAMESRVFPAIVYDPSAGSDWATRLAVSENPSLDDDWPMHKFLFEDESLQAETEDLAFTLADFMSMDDRFSGHFAIVPAEDCSDDLIPVPQALEAPGTGMPSEVPVVTLVNSDGRIQRAIVDDRLLRETRRCLTMWHSLQELGGIHNSHAERLLAKELKSRSTETAAKAQTVEVPKAEATTAPEPVAAVVATIVEPAAEDHGDDPYIETARCTSCNECTNVNPRMFAYNAEKQAYIADPDAGTYRQLVEAAEGCQVSIIHPGKPRNLKEPGVEDLIKRAAEFN, encoded by the coding sequence ATGCAAGCGAAATTCCAAGATCAGATAGCGTTTTATCTTACCGGCCGCCGAGAGGGCTCAAAGCTGCAGCCGCTTGACGGATCGTTTCGCCCGGCGCTTTTTGCCCGTGTCACAGACCTTAGTTCGCTGCGATATGACTATCCGTTGGTCCTCAACGACAACGCGGCGCCCGGCCGTTCGCTTCTTTCTCTTAGCCATCTCGTTGATGACGCAGTTGAGTCACTGGGCGAGAATGCAGATCGCGATCGGATCGCTCGCCACGGCTACAAATTAGAGGCCGAATTGCGAAAGGAATTAACCTCCCTCGGCTCCGGCGACTTCGGTCAGATGTGGAATGAAGCAACCGCACGAATTTCGAATAATGGCGATCCTGCGATAGAAGATTCAGCCAAAAGGCTTTGGACACATTTTGACGCAAGCGGAGCGTTAGTGGACGCAGACGAAGAGCTTGCATCTCGTGCGATCTATCATGCTTGGCATTCGGTTCAGGTAAGCAAGGCAAAATTGTTTCGTCAAAAAGCAGAACGGCTGCTGCAAAGGCTCCGCGACATTCTCGAGGCCGAAGTAGTCGGCTCGGCCGTCGGGCGTGCTCCTGACCGGCTGAGGGCAGGCGTCGGATCTGCATTTGCGTCGACATTCGATTTCAATGCGTTTTCGCGGCTTCTCGTCGAAGCAAAGCCAAGTTTCGAGCTCTCGTTGGAACGTCGAACACGGATCGAAGACCTCATTGAAGTCCTGGAAAGGCAGCGGTTCTTTCCGATCGGAAACAACGTGAATGAGGCCTACTCGTTTGCGTTCTTCAAGTGCTCGGATGCTCTCGACGCGTACACCGAGCGGCACGACGAAGCCGTAGAATTACTGAAAACGCTTGCGATCGGCGACCTTGAAACAAAGGGCGAATACCGCGAATCGGTTCACGATGTTCTCTTTGACGGCTTTGGTGCGAGCGGCCTCGATGCCGAAGAACTTGCCGTGCTGCCGGACTATTTTGTCTGCACGGATGCCGGAACGCTCGATGCCGCTGAGACGGCGCAAATGGTTGAGCTTCTCGCCGCTGGATTGCCGATCAAGGTACTTGTCCGAACGGACGACGTTCTTGAGCCCTCAAAGGTAGCCGAAGGTCACGTAGCATTGGGCTTGCGCGCCCGCCAACTCGTTAACACCGCGATCGGATTGACTGATGTTTTCGTATTTCAGTCTGGTGCATCGCAACTTTTCCGGATGCGAGAATCGCTTCTTCGGGGACTGTCGTACGACGGTCCGGCGCTTTTCAGCATATTTTCGGGAGCGACCAGGCACAACTCTGACGTGCCGCCTTATTTAGTGGCGGCGGCGGCGATGGAGTCACGTGTATTTCCGGCCATCGTCTACGACCCGTCTGCCGGGTCCGACTGGGCGACGCGGCTTGCGGTCAGTGAGAACCCGAGTCTCGACGACGATTGGCCAATGCACAAGTTTCTATTCGAGGACGAATCGTTACAGGCCGAAACGGAGGATCTGGCTTTTACGCTCGCGGATTTTATGTCGATGGACGATCGTTTCTCCGGACACTTTGCGATCGTCCCGGCCGAAGACTGCAGCGACGATCTGATCCCGGTCCCGCAGGCCTTAGAAGCACCCGGCACCGGCATGCCGAGTGAAGTGCCGGTTGTTACGCTCGTTAATTCAGATGGCCGCATCCAACGCGCGATCGTCGATGACCGATTGCTGCGCGAAACTCGGCGATGCCTCACAATGTGGCACAGCCTGCAGGAATTAGGCGGAATCCATAATTCGCACGCGGAGCGTTTGTTGGCGAAAGAACTCAAATCTCGCTCGACCGAAACGGCTGCGAAGGCACAAACCGTCGAGGTTCCAAAAGCCGAAGCCACCACCGCACCGGAACCCGTTGCCGCCGTTGTCGCCACGATCGTCGAACCCGCCGCGGAAGACCACGGCGACGATCCGTACATTGAAACGGCACGGTGCACATCATGCAACGAATGCACGAACGTCAACCCGCGAATGTTTGCCTACAACGCTGAGAAGCAAGCGTATATAGCCGATCCCGACGCCGGAACTTATCGCCAATTAGTCGAAGCCGCCGAGGGATGCCAAGTCTCGATAATTCACCCCGGAAAGCCCCGCAACCTAAAGGAGCCGGGCGTAGAAGATCTGATCAAACGAGCCGCCGAATTTAATTAA
- a CDS encoding 2-oxoacid:acceptor oxidoreductase subunit alpha, with protein sequence MALDDGIKPNEPAANGNHANRVSARLKEHIVEIISDSGEGAQKCGQSFGSIVARTGHGVWTVEIIPAEIRPPARSVAGASGNRIRFGEKRVTNGGNETDLVVAFNEQVLLGRVVSKELKPGCTILLESMWRDDPNPSIKRSYIETYDQLVAAGYRVYEIPMENECHKHVADSRKGKNMFALGMLCSCYSLDLQIAREQVALTFGKKSAKVVSTNIQLLEAGFAWAEANLDFRYEIPSSKATEPQIVVNGNTALALGVLASGMEICAMYPITPATSASHYLSDAFEKVGGVVHQAEDEIAACAFAIGASYAGKCTVTITSGPGYSLKQEAIGLAVMGEIPLVVVNVMRGGPSTGQPTKTEQGDLMTTIFGSHGDAPKVVIAPGTIEECFYSVITARKIAETFNMVVVILSDANLATSQAPFTRPSFDEAWMAPPIDQSAVPAGAKPYDWDPKTGLARRFIPGQPGGMHTLTGLAHDVNSHVAYDPEINQQGMRARSLKLAALQKTLLPPTVFGDPTGDLLVIGWGSTKGAIEEAVEEFREEGKRVSSLHLTFIQPMPPGIKEILAGFKKIITIENNWSDDPNDEIIDETNRRYSALAMLLRARYLFDIDCWSECRGTPLKPNTVRRVILEALS encoded by the coding sequence ATGGCATTAGATGACGGCATAAAACCCAACGAACCGGCCGCGAACGGCAATCACGCAAATCGCGTTTCTGCCAGGCTGAAGGAACACATCGTTGAGATCATTAGCGATTCGGGTGAGGGAGCACAAAAATGCGGCCAGTCATTCGGCTCGATCGTTGCTCGAACGGGCCACGGTGTTTGGACTGTTGAGATCATACCTGCCGAGATCCGTCCGCCGGCACGCAGCGTTGCCGGAGCCAGCGGCAATCGTATCCGTTTCGGTGAAAAACGAGTCACGAACGGCGGTAATGAAACAGATCTGGTGGTCGCGTTCAACGAACAGGTCCTTCTAGGCCGCGTAGTATCAAAAGAATTGAAGCCCGGCTGCACAATTCTTCTTGAATCGATGTGGCGGGACGATCCAAATCCGAGCATCAAGAGATCCTACATTGAGACTTACGATCAACTCGTCGCTGCCGGCTATCGGGTCTACGAGATCCCGATGGAGAACGAGTGCCACAAGCACGTCGCTGACTCCAGAAAGGGCAAGAATATGTTCGCTCTCGGTATGCTGTGCAGCTGCTACAGCCTCGACCTGCAGATCGCACGTGAACAGGTCGCTCTTACCTTCGGTAAGAAATCAGCAAAGGTGGTCAGTACAAATATCCAGCTGCTTGAGGCTGGCTTTGCCTGGGCAGAAGCAAATCTGGATTTCAGGTACGAGATACCATCTTCGAAAGCAACAGAACCTCAAATAGTCGTGAATGGTAACACGGCTCTTGCTCTCGGCGTGCTTGCGTCGGGCATGGAAATTTGTGCGATGTACCCGATCACGCCGGCGACTTCCGCGTCGCATTATTTAAGCGATGCGTTTGAGAAGGTCGGCGGCGTTGTGCATCAAGCTGAGGACGAGATCGCCGCGTGCGCTTTCGCGATCGGCGCCTCCTATGCAGGAAAGTGTACGGTGACGATAACATCCGGCCCCGGATATTCGCTGAAACAAGAGGCCATCGGTTTGGCGGTCATGGGTGAGATCCCACTCGTCGTTGTAAACGTAATGCGCGGCGGACCAAGCACGGGCCAACCGACGAAGACCGAGCAGGGCGACCTGATGACAACGATCTTCGGCAGCCATGGAGACGCGCCAAAGGTAGTGATCGCTCCCGGAACTATCGAGGAGTGTTTCTACTCCGTTATCACTGCACGCAAGATCGCGGAGACCTTCAACATGGTCGTCGTGATCCTGTCGGATGCAAATCTCGCGACTTCTCAGGCACCATTTACACGGCCGTCGTTTGACGAGGCATGGATGGCACCGCCGATCGACCAAAGTGCCGTTCCGGCAGGTGCAAAACCTTACGATTGGGATCCGAAAACCGGACTTGCTCGCCGCTTCATACCGGGACAGCCGGGCGGAATGCACACGCTGACCGGACTCGCACATGACGTAAACAGTCACGTCGCATACGATCCTGAGATCAATCAGCAGGGAATGCGGGCGAGAAGCTTGAAGCTTGCCGCATTACAGAAGACGCTGCTTCCGCCAACTGTCTTTGGCGATCCGACCGGCGATCTACTCGTTATCGGTTGGGGAAGCACGAAGGGCGCGATCGAAGAAGCTGTCGAGGAATTTCGCGAAGAGGGAAAGCGGGTTTCGTCGCTCCACCTGACATTCATTCAGCCGATGCCACCCGGGATCAAAGAGATCCTCGCCGGATTCAAGAAGATCATCACGATCGAAAACAACTGGAGCGACGATCCTAACGACGAGATAATCGACGAGACCAATCGGCGGTATTCCGCTCTCGCGATGCTGCTGCGGGCACGATATCTCTTCGACATAGATTGCTGGAGCGAGTGCCGCGGCACGCCGCTCAAACCGAACACCGTCCGCCGCGTGATACTGGAGGCACTTTCATGA